One window of the Spirochaetia bacterium 38H-sp genome contains the following:
- a CDS encoding ABC transporter ATP-binding protein gives MISSLELRGIGKVFPQVVANKNVSFSAKAGDVIGLLGENGAGKTTLMNILFGLYQPSYGEIVIDGKVVSFSSPADAIRAGIGMVHQHFMLVEAHTVLENLILSDASLPFFFPEKVMRKKVEALLDKYGFELDLDAVVWDLSAGEQQRVEIVKALLQGSDVLILDEPTSVLTPSEAEELFSILRSLAKEGHIVILISHKLEEIMSVCNRVVVLRKGEVVGESSIEGLDSKALARMMVGRDVVLSFEREDVPAGPVILDVKDLVVNGDRGELAVDGVSFYLEGGRILGIAGVSGNGQKELVEAITGLRKPVSGKISLKGHDVTGASPRLLHSLGIGHVPEERLRFGTVPNLLVFENAILKHHHMQPFSDVLFLNYPQIEEHARSLIDSYSVETPSVKVRTGNLSGGNIQKLILGREMSRNPELLVASHPTYGLDVGATEYIRKKILQQRARGSAVLLISEDLDEIFELSDVIAVIYRGKLVAVFDRDDADRNKVGYYMAGLEVAR, from the coding sequence ATGATTTCTTCTCTTGAGCTTCGTGGGATTGGTAAGGTTTTTCCTCAGGTTGTTGCCAATAAAAATGTTTCTTTTTCTGCAAAAGCAGGGGATGTAATAGGCCTTTTGGGAGAAAATGGTGCCGGCAAGACAACTCTAATGAATATTCTTTTTGGTCTTTATCAGCCTTCTTATGGCGAAATAGTTATAGACGGAAAAGTTGTCTCCTTTTCTTCACCTGCGGATGCTATACGAGCCGGTATAGGTATGGTGCATCAGCATTTTATGCTTGTAGAGGCTCATACCGTACTGGAAAACCTCATTCTGTCGGATGCGTCTCTTCCTTTTTTCTTTCCTGAGAAGGTGATGAGAAAAAAGGTTGAGGCTTTGCTGGATAAATATGGTTTTGAGCTGGATCTGGATGCTGTTGTCTGGGACCTTTCTGCAGGAGAGCAGCAAAGGGTGGAGATAGTAAAAGCACTTCTTCAGGGGTCTGATGTTCTTATTCTGGATGAACCAACCTCTGTTCTTACTCCGTCGGAAGCAGAAGAACTTTTTTCTATTTTGCGTTCTCTGGCAAAAGAAGGTCATATCGTTATTTTGATTTCTCACAAGCTGGAAGAAATCATGTCCGTTTGTAACAGAGTCGTTGTTTTGAGAAAAGGAGAGGTTGTCGGAGAATCCAGTATCGAAGGTCTTGACAGCAAGGCCCTCGCCAGAATGATGGTCGGACGAGATGTTGTTCTCAGCTTTGAGCGCGAAGATGTTCCGGCAGGTCCTGTTATACTTGATGTCAAAGACCTTGTTGTTAATGGAGACAGGGGTGAGCTTGCCGTAGATGGAGTAAGCTTTTATCTTGAAGGTGGAAGGATATTGGGTATTGCGGGTGTTTCTGGTAATGGACAGAAAGAGCTTGTAGAAGCCATAACCGGTCTGAGAAAGCCTGTGTCAGGCAAAATCAGTCTCAAAGGTCATGATGTTACGGGGGCATCTCCTAGGCTCTTGCATTCTTTGGGGATAGGTCATGTTCCAGAAGAAAGATTGAGATTTGGTACTGTACCCAATCTTCTTGTCTTTGAGAATGCAATCCTCAAGCATCACCACATGCAGCCTTTTTCCGATGTGCTTTTTCTTAACTATCCGCAGATAGAAGAACATGCCCGTTCTCTTATAGATTCTTATTCTGTAGAGACTCCCTCGGTCAAGGTCAGAACAGGCAATCTCTCAGGAGGCAACATACAAAAGCTTATTTTGGGAAGAGAGATGAGCAGAAACCCCGAGCTTCTTGTTGCTTCTCATCCCACTTATGGTCTTGATGTGGGTGCAACAGAATATATAAGAAAAAAAATACTACAACAAAGAGCAAGAGGCAGTGCAGTTCTTCTTATCTCAGAGGATCTCGATGAGATTTTTGAACTTTCTGATGTGATAGCTGTGATATACAGAGGCAAGCTTGTTGCTGTTTTTGACAGGGATGATGCAGACAGGAATAAAGTGGGTTACTACATGGCTGGTCTGGAGGTTGCAAGATGA
- a CDS encoding DUF2892 domain-containing protein has protein sequence MEKNVGKVDRIIRVILGIVLIVLGLVLQLSGQGFWWLALIGAVLLITGLVSFCGLYKIFGISTCKKE, from the coding sequence ATGGAAAAAAACGTAGGAAAAGTAGACAGGATTATACGGGTTATTCTTGGAATCGTGCTTATTGTCCTTGGCCTTGTGCTGCAACTTTCTGGTCAGGGATTCTGGTGGCTTGCTCTTATAGGAGCAGTGCTGTTGATTACAGGTCTAGTTAGCTTTTGTGGATTGTATAAAATTTTTGGCATATCCACATGCAAAAAAGAATAG
- a CDS encoding ABC transporter permease: MRGLIRLEKRIDFPVWFPFFAVFISLVTGLVFSAIIFALKGVNPLIVLGGIFSGSFGSLYGLKETLGKAIPLMLIGTGLTLPFMAKFWNIGAEGQLVVGAAASAGFALFVGQSLPAYILFPLMFLCAFIAGAIWAVIPVVLKNSFGVSEVISTLMLNYIAFELVTMLVVGPWRGATQQGYPYSDDLPEAARLYLFPYTRISPLMLFIALIIVVTAWFALYRSRLGYEIRVTGESRDAARYAGIHTSLVLLFSMAFSGGLAGVAGLGEITAIHHHLAMPSVISAGYGFTGIIVAWLARRNPLLVPLTAFFFAGILVGGDAIQISVGLPASTVSVFNGIILLSLLIADFILTYRLVPVKKTKTEKEK; this comes from the coding sequence ATGAGAGGTCTTATACGACTGGAAAAAAGAATTGACTTTCCTGTATGGTTCCCTTTTTTTGCTGTTTTTATATCTCTTGTCACAGGGCTTGTTTTTTCTGCTATTATTTTTGCACTCAAAGGCGTTAATCCCCTTATAGTATTGGGCGGCATTTTTTCTGGTTCTTTTGGCAGCCTTTACGGGCTCAAAGAAACCTTGGGCAAAGCAATACCTTTGATGCTTATAGGTACTGGACTGACCCTGCCCTTTATGGCCAAGTTTTGGAACATTGGTGCAGAGGGACAGCTTGTTGTTGGTGCAGCAGCTTCTGCCGGATTTGCTCTCTTTGTCGGACAGTCCTTGCCTGCATATATACTTTTCCCTCTCATGTTTCTCTGTGCATTTATTGCTGGTGCCATATGGGCGGTTATTCCTGTTGTGCTAAAGAACAGTTTTGGTGTCAGTGAAGTCATATCTACACTTATGCTCAATTATATTGCCTTTGAGCTGGTTACCATGCTTGTTGTAGGCCCCTGGCGTGGTGCAACCCAGCAGGGATATCCCTATAGCGACGATTTGCCGGAAGCAGCAAGGCTTTATCTTTTTCCCTATACCAGGATAAGCCCTCTTATGTTGTTTATAGCCCTGATTATTGTTGTGACAGCCTGGTTTGCTCTTTACAGAAGCCGCCTAGGTTATGAGATAAGGGTGACAGGAGAGAGCCGGGATGCCGCAAGATATGCAGGCATACATACATCTCTTGTCCTGCTTTTCTCCATGGCCTTTTCTGGAGGACTTGCAGGAGTTGCAGGATTGGGGGAAATCACAGCAATACATCATCACCTTGCCATGCCTTCTGTGATATCCGCAGGCTATGGCTTTACGGGTATTATTGTGGCATGGCTTGCGAGAAGGAATCCTTTGCTTGTTCCTCTTACTGCTTTTTTCTTTGCCGGCATACTTGTAGGCGGAGATGCCATACAAATATCCGTAGGACTCCCGGCAAGTACTGTATCTGTTTTTAACGGCATTATCTTGCTTTCTCTTTTGATAGCTGATTTTATACTGACATACAGGTTAGTGCCTGTAAAAAAGACAAAGACAGAAAAGGAAAAATAA
- a CDS encoding ABC transporter permease: MDIAIFNQVFDRAFLAATPLLLAILGEILTERAGILNLGLEGLMSVGAMAAFLTAMASGSAFLAITAAILTAMLLALVHGIFSVNMRGNQVVSGLAIAMIGSGLASVWGRPYIGRSIAAKMGPLKIPFLSDIPLLGAFFRQSIFFYIAILLAITLWLFLMRTRGGVILRSCGHNPRAAESQGIGVAKVRLLATIIGGGLSGLAGSQLVLSYSSSWTDNIVAGRGWIAVALTIFSLWSPLRAVWGAFLFGLIFVLQYVLQPLGISPSFLAMLPYLATLTILIIEGARRAQHHSHEPAMLGEPFSPGER, from the coding sequence ATGGACATTGCTATCTTTAACCAGGTTTTTGATAGAGCTTTTCTTGCAGCAACCCCTCTTCTCCTTGCCATACTTGGAGAAATTCTTACCGAAAGAGCAGGAATCCTCAATCTTGGTCTGGAAGGACTCATGAGTGTTGGGGCTATGGCAGCCTTTCTTACTGCCATGGCGAGCGGTAGTGCTTTCCTTGCCATAACAGCTGCCATCTTGACAGCAATGCTTCTTGCTTTGGTCCATGGCATATTTTCTGTAAACATGCGCGGGAATCAGGTTGTATCAGGATTGGCAATAGCCATGATAGGAAGCGGCCTAGCAAGCGTCTGGGGCAGGCCATATATAGGCAGAAGCATTGCGGCAAAAATGGGACCGTTAAAAATACCTTTTCTATCGGATATACCATTACTTGGAGCCTTTTTCAGACAATCGATATTCTTTTATATAGCCATACTTCTTGCCATAACCCTATGGTTATTTCTTATGCGTACCCGTGGAGGCGTAATTCTTCGCTCATGCGGACATAACCCCCGGGCTGCAGAAAGCCAGGGAATAGGAGTTGCAAAGGTAAGATTACTTGCAACAATAATTGGAGGAGGACTCTCCGGACTTGCAGGTTCGCAGCTTGTTTTGAGCTATTCTTCTTCTTGGACTGATAATATCGTAGCTGGCAGAGGATGGATTGCTGTTGCCCTTACCATATTTTCACTCTGGAGTCCGCTTAGAGCAGTCTGGGGCGCATTTCTATTTGGCCTCATATTTGTGCTCCAGTACGTTTTGCAGCCCCTTGGAATATCTCCCAGTTTTCTTGCAATGCTTCCTTACCTTGCCACACTGACCATCCTTATAATAGAAGGTGCGAGAAGAGCACAACATCACTCACATGAGCCTGCTATGCTAGGAGAACCTTTTTCTCCAGGAGAACGATAG
- a CDS encoding alpha/beta fold hydrolase yields the protein MKKISFAIVTVFLFFSCKVVSFTEKELFPGAGKPSANPVDTEVSYLNINGEQLETWTYQQDSPEVFIIFFPGNGGLTSGHAGFFKDIARIYKAKVTTVNYRGYGRSSGKPSVSAIEKDSTSVVRKLSRLPQNSGLPLIIMAHSLGGFAATRVAGLSEVSGLFFISTFTTSQELAGYWRKSLVPWYARPFIRIDAEPVVLTLDNISVIKEIYKPIVFIHGKKDDVIPYSMAESLYRACPSVLKKLVFLEQADHTSLISNPEHRKFLIKSLSFLMDYKTR from the coding sequence TTGAAAAAAATATCATTTGCTATTGTAACAGTTTTCTTGTTCTTTTCTTGCAAGGTAGTTTCCTTTACAGAAAAGGAGCTTTTCCCTGGGGCTGGTAAACCCTCTGCTAATCCGGTTGATACAGAAGTTTCTTACCTAAATATAAATGGAGAACAACTTGAAACTTGGACATATCAACAGGATAGTCCTGAGGTATTTATAATATTCTTCCCAGGTAACGGAGGCCTTACATCGGGACATGCCGGGTTTTTTAAAGATATTGCACGGATTTATAAGGCAAAAGTCACTACAGTAAACTACAGAGGATACGGCAGGAGCAGTGGAAAGCCTTCTGTTAGTGCTATTGAGAAGGATTCAACATCTGTTGTAAGAAAATTGTCAAGGCTTCCTCAAAACTCTGGACTCCCTCTTATAATAATGGCACACTCTTTGGGCGGTTTTGCTGCAACAAGAGTTGCAGGATTATCCGAGGTCTCTGGTCTTTTCTTTATATCCACATTTACAACTTCTCAGGAACTTGCAGGATACTGGAGAAAATCTCTTGTACCGTGGTATGCAAGGCCTTTTATAAGGATTGATGCGGAACCTGTAGTTCTTACTCTGGATAATATCTCTGTGATAAAAGAAATCTATAAACCGATAGTTTTTATCCATGGTAAGAAGGATGATGTTATCCCTTATTCTATGGCAGAGAGCCTTTATCGAGCCTGCCCATCTGTACTAAAGAAACTCGTTTTTTTAGAGCAGGCAGATCATACAAGTCTTATAAGCAATCCGGAGCATAGGAAATTTCTTATTAAATCTCTATCGTTTCTTATGGATTATAAGACAAGATAA
- a CDS encoding phosphoribosyltransferase encodes MEKAYYFTYEEIHNTVGKLAGKLKESGFCPDLIVAIGTGGFIPARILRTYIEKPILTVGIAYYDANNRPTDIPRKIQWIDEVEKKLTGKRILLVDEIDDTRATLAYCLSELDKNKPEELAVMVLHNKKKPKKADFPSCVSKIFVGSELEDYWVYYPWDATDIEEHNKLARK; translated from the coding sequence ATGGAAAAGGCATATTATTTTACATACGAGGAGATTCATAACACGGTTGGCAAGCTTGCTGGCAAGCTTAAGGAAAGCGGTTTTTGCCCCGATCTGATTGTGGCAATTGGTACAGGGGGGTTTATTCCAGCCCGGATTCTGCGTACGTATATAGAGAAGCCTATTTTGACGGTGGGTATCGCTTATTATGATGCCAATAACAGGCCAACGGATATTCCGCGCAAGATTCAGTGGATTGATGAGGTGGAGAAAAAGCTTACGGGTAAGCGGATTTTGCTTGTGGATGAGATAGATGATACACGCGCAACTTTGGCTTACTGCCTTAGCGAGCTTGATAAGAATAAGCCCGAGGAGCTTGCTGTCATGGTGCTTCATAATAAGAAAAAGCCAAAGAAGGCGGATTTTCCTTCCTGTGTGAGCAAGATTTTTGTAGGTAGTGAACTTGAGGATTACTGGGTTTATTACCCTTGGGATGCTACGGATATAGAAGAGCATAACAAGCTCGCAAGGAAATAG
- a CDS encoding NAD-dependent epimerase/dehydratase family protein, whose protein sequence is MNILITGTAGFVGFGLVDVLTSYGHSVIGLDNINDYYDTSLKKARLEKHGIYADKAIKEGKAFSSSLDYLFYYGDICDTDLLIKIIREHRINRVVHLAAQAGVRYSLENPAAYIHSNMQGFFSVLEACRVCRIERLVYASSSSVYGLNSTVPFSEKKGADHPVSLYAATKRSNELMAHTYSHLYGLPTIGLRFFTVYGPWGRPDMAYFSFVKKILAGEEIEVFNNGNMERDFTYIDDIVEGVARTCLMDFPYVTDSGDGDLPPDRSIAPFRVYNIGHGSPVALMDFIRTIESALGKKAKMVFREMQPGDVVSTHADTTNLEKDFSYRADTELSVGIRRFVDWYRDYYGI, encoded by the coding sequence ATGAATATTCTTATAACAGGAACAGCGGGATTTGTAGGCTTTGGCCTGGTTGATGTGCTGACTTCTTACGGTCATAGTGTTATAGGTCTTGATAATATAAATGATTATTATGATACATCTCTTAAGAAAGCTAGACTTGAGAAACATGGGATTTATGCGGACAAGGCAATAAAGGAAGGAAAAGCTTTTTCCAGTAGTCTTGATTATCTTTTTTATTACGGTGACATATGCGATACGGATCTACTTATAAAGATAATAAGAGAGCATAGAATAAACCGTGTAGTGCATCTTGCGGCTCAGGCCGGCGTTAGATATTCGCTTGAAAATCCTGCTGCTTATATCCACAGCAATATGCAGGGATTTTTTTCTGTGCTTGAAGCCTGCAGAGTTTGCAGGATAGAGCGACTTGTTTATGCTTCCAGCTCAAGTGTATACGGGCTCAACAGTACTGTTCCATTTAGCGAAAAAAAAGGTGCTGACCATCCCGTGAGTCTTTATGCTGCCACAAAACGGTCCAATGAGCTTATGGCACATACATACAGTCACCTATATGGTTTGCCCACAATAGGTCTTAGATTTTTTACTGTGTACGGGCCATGGGGAAGACCTGATATGGCTTATTTTTCCTTTGTAAAAAAGATTCTTGCAGGAGAAGAGATAGAGGTTTTTAATAACGGAAACATGGAAAGAGATTTTACTTATATAGATGATATTGTAGAAGGGGTTGCTCGTACCTGTCTTATGGATTTCCCTTACGTAACAGACTCAGGAGATGGGGATTTGCCTCCTGACCGTTCTATCGCACCTTTTAGAGTCTATAATATAGGTCACGGTTCTCCTGTTGCGCTTATGGATTTTATACGGACTATCGAGTCTGCTTTGGGAAAGAAGGCGAAGATGGTTTTTAGAGAGATGCAGCCAGGAGATGTTGTGTCAACACATGCAGATACCACCAACCTGGAAAAGGATTTTTCTTACAGAGCAGATACCGAACTTTCCGTGGGTATCCGGCGTTTTGTGGATTGGTACCGGGATTATTACGGGATATGA
- a CDS encoding response regulator: MAEARVMIVEDDVLTLTFLRKLFERRGFYVETCPSGGDALSRIEELKDFDIVLLDIIMPGINGVDVCAAIREHYPQFKLPVLFLTALGQPSEIARALDAGGNDYIIKPPQEEELFARVRNLVRLKRTIEENQELQELLRLKERIFQLVAHDIKGPVSVILQSAKLMKESAPSAFDDYLKTISDSSRRILELVRSFLALSKVRKLSGLTKTSDISLSVLLLETVQRWNEPAKAKGVELVYSFDRGKEWLVKGDQMLIGELMDNLVNNAVKYTYPNTIVSVVLEERGDWIRFSVRDEGPGISEKDASVIFEEFVSVSEQGGTGLGLTLVKEIARLHGACVGIDRERERGAAFWVDFRKPEHDVE; encoded by the coding sequence ATGGCGGAAGCTCGTGTAATGATTGTAGAAGATGATGTTTTGACTCTTACTTTTCTTAGAAAGCTCTTTGAAAGGAGGGGCTTTTATGTGGAAACATGTCCTTCCGGCGGAGATGCGCTTTCTAGAATTGAGGAGCTTAAGGATTTTGATATAGTTCTGCTTGATATTATTATGCCGGGGATAAACGGTGTTGATGTTTGCGCTGCAATAAGAGAGCATTATCCACAGTTTAAGCTGCCGGTGCTTTTCCTTACTGCTCTTGGACAGCCCTCTGAGATTGCACGGGCGCTTGATGCGGGAGGTAACGATTATATCATAAAACCTCCTCAGGAAGAGGAGCTTTTTGCAAGAGTCAGGAATCTTGTAAGGCTCAAGCGTACCATAGAAGAGAACCAGGAACTGCAGGAGCTTCTAAGGCTCAAGGAACGAATTTTTCAGCTAGTTGCTCATGATATCAAGGGACCTGTTTCTGTGATTCTTCAGTCTGCCAAACTTATGAAAGAATCTGCTCCCAGTGCTTTTGACGATTATCTCAAGACTATTTCCGATAGTAGTAGAAGAATTCTGGAGCTTGTAAGAAGTTTTCTTGCTCTCTCCAAGGTGAGAAAACTATCCGGTTTGACCAAGACTTCCGATATAAGTCTCTCTGTGCTTCTTTTGGAAACTGTACAGCGGTGGAATGAGCCTGCCAAAGCTAAAGGTGTTGAGCTGGTTTATTCCTTTGACAGGGGCAAAGAATGGCTTGTTAAAGGTGACCAGATGCTGATAGGGGAGCTCATGGACAATCTTGTAAATAATGCCGTAAAGTACACCTATCCCAATACTATTGTTTCTGTTGTGTTGGAAGAGAGGGGGGATTGGATAAGATTTTCTGTAAGGGACGAGGGGCCGGGTATAAGCGAAAAGGACGCTTCGGTAATATTCGAAGAGTTTGTGAGTGTGTCTGAGCAGGGAGGTACAGGGCTTGGGCTTACTCTAGTAAAGGAGATTGCGAGATTACATGGTGCTTGTGTTGGGATAGACAGGGAGAGGGAGCGTGGAGCTGCTTTTTGGGTGGATTTTAGAAAGCCAGAGCATGACGTGGAGTAG
- a CDS encoding BMP family ABC transporter substrate-binding protein, whose product MKKFSLFFIIVLAVLLLFSCGGNKEQAASDTLKAGFIYVGPVGDYGWSHAHDLGRKFAEQELPWLKTVYVESVPEGDAARIIDRLINEQKVDVVFTTSFGYMDDTIKAGERYPDKIFMHCSGYKQSKNVGTYFAELYQIYYLNGLMAGALTKSGKIGYVGAFPIPEVIRHINAYALGAKAVNPSVKVEVRWLFSWYDPTKAREAAEALVADGVDALAFTEDSPSVIEVAEKYTDAGKPVYAFSHYSPMQSFGEDSVVSGQLVDWGIMYKKILTDIKEGKWSNQDLWWRAGEGAALLGGKFDEPINKKFVSKLKEIMIDTPDLGKISAYDLVMKRYEQVKSLEFEPFTGPIYDQAGELRIKEGERASKEELLSMNYHVDNVVTPLPEN is encoded by the coding sequence ATGAAGAAGTTTTCTCTTTTTTTTATTATTGTGCTTGCAGTGCTTTTACTTTTTTCCTGCGGAGGAAATAAGGAACAGGCTGCTTCCGATACTCTTAAAGCAGGTTTTATCTATGTGGGACCTGTGGGAGATTATGGTTGGTCTCATGCGCATGATCTTGGCAGAAAGTTTGCTGAGCAGGAGCTTCCTTGGCTTAAAACTGTTTATGTTGAGTCCGTGCCGGAGGGTGATGCTGCAAGAATTATAGACAGACTTATCAATGAGCAAAAAGTGGATGTTGTTTTTACCACAAGTTTTGGCTATATGGACGATACTATTAAGGCAGGTGAACGTTATCCTGATAAGATTTTTATGCACTGCTCCGGTTATAAGCAGAGCAAAAACGTAGGAACATATTTTGCAGAGCTGTATCAGATCTATTATCTCAACGGTCTTATGGCAGGAGCCCTTACAAAGAGCGGTAAAATTGGTTATGTAGGTGCCTTTCCTATTCCTGAGGTTATAAGGCATATCAATGCATATGCACTAGGTGCCAAGGCGGTAAATCCTTCTGTTAAGGTAGAAGTAAGATGGCTTTTTAGTTGGTATGATCCTACCAAGGCCAGAGAAGCTGCCGAGGCCCTTGTTGCAGACGGTGTTGATGCTCTTGCTTTTACGGAGGATTCCCCATCTGTAATAGAAGTTGCAGAGAAATACACCGATGCCGGTAAGCCTGTTTATGCCTTTAGCCACTACAGCCCCATGCAGAGCTTTGGAGAGGATTCTGTTGTGTCCGGACAGCTTGTTGATTGGGGAATCATGTACAAGAAGATTCTCACGGACATAAAGGAAGGTAAGTGGTCCAATCAGGATCTGTGGTGGAGAGCTGGAGAAGGTGCTGCTCTTTTGGGCGGAAAATTTGACGAACCTATCAACAAGAAGTTTGTTTCTAAACTCAAGGAGATTATGATTGATACCCCGGACCTCGGTAAGATTTCTGCTTATGATCTTGTTATGAAGCGTTATGAGCAGGTAAAATCCCTTGAGTTTGAGCCTTTTACAGGGCCCATATACGATCAGGCAGGGGAGCTCAGAATCAAAGAAGGTGAGAGAGCAAGCAAGGAAGAGCTCCTTAGTATGAATTATCATGTTGATAATGTTGTAACTCCTCTTCCTGAGAATTAA